The region tagatcgtgtTGACTAATAATTGaccaatctaaaattcgatttatgAGCTGTACACTGCTACGCCCAATCTTATAAAAATGATATCTTCCTCAAATgatgtcagatttgggcgttctttatatgcacgctctcggtttaacgaatactacaactctcgttagatcactaaggctaaaaagtattttatcaaaaatttacattttacgTTATGAAGAATCGTTCTATTTAAATCACGAAACTtcaatgggtcataacttcttcgttataagtcggatttcaacgttctttatatgtacggaacccttgtgacaaaTATTATAAACTTGGTAAGGGTTATTTATCGTAattaatcttctatcaaaaaaatcatttttaacgcttattatctctaaattgactagcctgaatctgcgggcgttagACATGAGTAATGGTAAAGATATAGTAGGAGAAGGCATGAGATGAGACGAAAGAATGAGATGAGCCTGAGAAGAGGCTAGGATAAATGAAGATAGATCAAGAGAAAATTACAAGAAGAGATGGAAAACATGAGGTGAGATAAAGTATGAATATGGGAAGACAAGATTAGAATTAAAGAGTATGCATACTAAAGATTGATGTAGAGTATGATTGCACGAAGATAGAGTATGATATAACTTACTAGACCTGTGGTCTGATTTTGTATATTTTTCGTGTATTACAGGTTCATGTAGTGGTTGTATAAGAGGAGGTAGGAGCACGAGGACTTGGACTAGATGTACTTTTTATTTTTAGTATTTACTTGTTGTaaattttaaagttatgttttattGTAAACCCAATGATACATGGGATGTTAAGTGTTTTTGAGATATAGAATTCcgtatatttatacaaaactcTGATAATCCCTATAATGTTTAGAGTGAAAAAATTGGGTCATTACATTTAACCTCCCAAAAAtccactattttttttttaaaatcaaagtaaaaCAATTCCAAAATAAGGGTTCTATCCATAACAATCATAAAACATCGTATCACAAAAATATTGTCAAATGCGGAAATTAAGTCTTATTTTGAAACTAAAACACACAACATAAACATAAATAGATGTCGTGCCCCCGAGAATGTCCAAATACCCCTAATCAAACTCGCTCATTGCCCCTCGAACTTGAATGACCTACAACTAAAACATGAATAACAACGGTAAGCCCAATGCTTAGTGAGTAATCATAACAATCACTCATTATACAGATCATAAGAAAATCTTATCACATACataaacatcatataatcataattctacacacattatatatatatatatatatatatatatatatatatatatatatataaccccacataattttttttctcttaTTTGTTCTATAAGCACACTCAATAAACTCAATGTAATCAACTTTGTTTTGTATTACCTAGTTTTTTAATGAAGGAAAAACATGCATTGCTACATTTCACTCCAATAAGCTTTTCAAGAAAAATGTCGAACTCCGGAACTCCATTCCACTGGAATCAACATCCCAGACTAATGCTCTATCTGGATTGAAATATATAAGATGTTTGTAGAAGAATGTTCCATTATAGTGGTCATCAATGATAGAAGAGTACCATTACACAATACCACTTTCTGTGTATGATTGACCAAGGTGGGTGCATAATGGAGGATACAGTGACCTAACTAGTGTAATGGAGGTATCGATTCCCTAGTAACCTAACTAGGTGTAAGGGAGGTATCGATTCCCTAAACGAAGCAAGGAGACAACATAGTGTGGGTGCATATAGATGAATATGTGCCCTAATTTCCAAGATGGTATCTGTGTGCACATATTAGAGTAAATGGATGTCTTGAGCATCCTAATTTCTATGTAATACCCATGTAATTTCCATGTATTGCACAtctaattttttaaatttgaaattatcaATATAACCGGTAAAACCTACACTAACCCGTCATATGAATGTTTTTGAACAACCTAAACAAGTTTAATTTTCATTTGTGTAACTAAATGTGTACATAGGGTAAAGTCTTATAAGTTATTAACCTTATTAAGAAAGTTAAGATGTTACATTTTCCTAATGCTTAACTAAAATATTGTTCAAAATTTTGATAGTAGGTAAACGTTATTGGAATTGTTCTCTTCGGTTCTGACTAGTTCTAAAATTTAAATAACTAGTTTGTTTTGTATTGGTTCCAACATTCCAATAGTTGTTAATTTTGGTTTTAGGACTAGTTTTCTAGAATTAGGTTGCATACCGGCTGGTGCACAATTCATTATTAACAAAAGAAATTCATATTAATATGGTAAAAtgttaataattatcttgaactAAATTGATTTGATTCCGTATGTTATAAGGGATATATAGATATGTAAATTCTATAGGTTATACCATGATAATATACAATAGTAAGTATAATATATAACAATGTTGAACTAAAGAATGAATTGCTACACTAACAAACGAAATAAACAAAATCACAATTGTCATGTTATTTCTTGAATAATGAAACCAAGTACAAACCTATTAAAGAACaaactacttatttctaaaaaGTAAAGTCATATATGTTCTACAGATGATCCCATTGAATAAAATTCATGCCCATAAGATCATATTCATCTAAGTTGTTTTTGGCCTTATCTTGAAAAGTCATACCCCTAGTTCGTCATTACTCGATTATTCTTTAACTACAAAGGCTGTGTTAATCACTAATGCTTCGTGTAGTCCTTTAAcgtcattaatattttttttgaactattttttttcatttaaagcaTGGTCTTCTTTTACTTAGCACTCCTTATAATTTAGAGTAACAATAAGTGGGGAGGTACAACACTAACAATCAGCAAAACCAACACTCATATCAATATGGGAACGACATACTCACATGTTGCTGAATGTAAAAACAATTGAATTGAGATCATAAATAACGACCAAAGAAATCGAACAACTACAAGAATCACATTGCAATGATCATATACTTCACCAATTAATGGAATCTCCGACCCCTTGAATAGTTACCAACAATCTTaatttcttaatacatgatgatGGGATCGATGCCTtgggaaaaaaaacaaaaaaaactatacTCATGAATGTATAGTTGAATAGGGAATATACAAATTTAAAATAAGATCTAATTCTTATTGGGAATTGCATTTATTACATGCGATGACTTAGCTAGATGTAACCATTGTATCCTCTCAAAATGTTTCTTGTGAATGTTTAATTGTGTTGCTTTAAGTTAGAAAAAATATTCTCATCCGTGTGTGATGACATATGTATAATTAGAATGATATTTTTGCTTAACTCCATAACAAAGTAGCATTATGACTAGGGGTGGTCAAAAATATCCGCATCCGAACATCCGATCCGAAAAATCTGAAAATCCGATTCGAAAATATCCGAAAAATCgaatatccgaaaattcggataccCGAAATTCGGATATCTGGTTTTTCGGATTCGGATACGAAtattaaaatgtgaaattttCAGATATTTCAGATATCCGAAATccgaaatatataatataaaaaattattaaaaatagttttaatGCATTGAGTTTTTTCATTTGAAATTCAAAAAGACAAATTATTAACATTTTTACTTGGTACGCAAAGTGAAGATGGTATAAATGTTACctttttatgttgattttagtAATTTGAGTTTGATTTCTCAAGATCTTCAGGTATCATGAGGTAACTTGCATTTAACCGGACCAAATGAAGTCTTAGTATACCTAACAAATGCATAGAAACGTTCTTGTTCTTGGagagtttattttctttatttaaaactaatgaaattcggatatccggtttaatATCCGAATCCATATCCGAGATtttggatatccgaaatttcggatacggattcggatatcaataatcaactatccgaattttcggatatccggttttgaacacccctaaTTATGACGACACACTAATCATTCTAGTGAATATAtctttcttttttttgtttttttgtatttTCCAATGATAAATATTTAACATGTGACAAAGGGAGGGAACCGTAATTAtgaacttttataataaaaaaagagATCTCGATACAACAAAAAGTAGaaggaccaaaattgtaaatAACATAAACCCCCTAGGCAAAGGTGAAGTTTAGCCGAAAAGGTTACTTCGAATGAACAAGGGTTTCCACGAAGCAAATACCATAAGCCGACAATATTCTACGTCAAAATATTAGCGTAAGAACTCTTCAATTCCCCCTACAAACAAATGAACAGTTATTTCCCTAATTGCAAACAGGTTTGATCATGTCACACTCGTAGCTAACGACGGAAGTTCTGTAAATTCGAAAAGGTAAATCGCGAGCTTGAAGAACACAATCATTGTGTATTGCGGCTGACTTTTTGGAAAGATGACGGCAAGAATTGCATTGAGATTCATGAAAGAATGTTTGAAACAGAAGCTCAAATCAACGGCGGCTCCCAGGCATTattgttcatcttcatcttccACTGCTCCTGTTAAACCAAATATTCCTCATTCTTCACGAAAGGTGACTTTTCCTTCCTTTTAGAACACAAGCAACGTGTATGCATCACCTCCATTCAAAACCGAAAATAATACATTTGACTTTGAGTGTGTTCTTCACCTCAAAATCAGTACGAACAATTTCCTGTGCAACAAGACATTAATAACGATTACACAGTATATTTCAAATTTGAATGTATTCGGTTTGAATATAAACAATCAACAGTGGACTAATAGCAAAAACATTCATAAATTGAAAGTTATTTGAATTTTCATGTGTATTGGGTTAtgaatttgtaattaattttacATTTTAGGGAAGATTACTTACAGGAGCTACCATTGGCATGGTTATAGCTGGGGGCGCTTACGCTAGCACTGTTGATGAAGCAACATTCGGGTATTTAAATCCCTTACTCTGTTTCCATTGATTTACTGATAAATGATGTTAAAAGCACATTGCAATTTTCTTCATTTAACCCTAATTGATGTACAATTCAATTCATATGCAGTGGGTGGCTATTCTCAGCAACAAAAGTTGTAAATCCATTCTTTGCATTGCTGGATCCAGAGGTTGCTCATCGCCTAGCTGTCTCTGCTGCAGCTCGTGGGTGGGTCCCACGGGAAAAGAGGCCAGATCAGCAAATTTTAGGGCTTGAAGTTTGGGGAAGAAGGTTTTCTAATCCAATAGGACTTGCTGCAGGATTTGATAAAAATGCAGAAGCTGTTGAAGGTTtacttggattagggtttggatTTGTGGAAGTTGGATCAGTTACTCCTATTCCACAAGATGGTAATCCAAAGCCTCGTATGTTTAGATTGAGAAATGAAGGGTGAGAAACAAAAATTTTCTATTATCAAGGGCAAATTCGTAATTTGTAAAAAGTTAGGACTTAGGACTCGTTTTCTTGGCTTTCTACATTGAGTTGTTCTTACTGTATTAAGTCAAACagaaacacacatataagcttaCCTGATTAGGGTGCTTCTTCTTGACTTAATGCATGAAAGTGAGGGAAATAAGGCTTTCACTTTAAGTCCtaactttttacaaatttgcccttGTTTGTTTTTTCGTTTGATTTCCTAAAGTATGTTGTCATTTGCTCAAGTATTTCTTAAACATCAATTATTGAGACAATGCCTAATGGATGTTTTCTTTTGACTTGATACAAAAGGATCTTAATTTGTAATTAGAAAggaaacagaagggtaaaatggtcatttcttATTTAGACTGTCCATTTAGTCCAAAAAAGAAACAGCTTTTGTTCATACAAAACTCACTCTAGACTGAATGAACCATCTGAATgagagtaaatgaccattttacccttcttgaGAACAGAAGTGTCTTAAGGTGTAATTAGAAAGTGGGAGGGTTAACGTCTTCAAACGGAAGGGTAAGATGGTCATTCACTCGTATTTAAGCTGTCCATTCAGTACAAAAAAGAATCAGTCTTTGTTCATACATAACTCATTCTAGACTGAATGAACCATCTGAACgagagtaaatgaccattttacccttctcgaGTAACAAAGACCGTTTCTTTGAGAATTGTAACAAATAGAAATTGTAAAACAAAACAGAGATTGCCCTCACGAGAATTTTCAAAATTGTTTCTGATTTgtacaaaatgaccattttaccttttTCGAGTAAATATAAAAATGACTGTTTCTTTGAGAACTGTAACAATTAGAAACTGTAAAAGAAAACAGAGATCTCTCTCATGAGAATTATTTATACTTATTTCTGATTTgtacaaaatgaccattttacccttcttgaGCCAACGTGTTTTGACTTTGTGGACAGGGCCATAATCAACAGATGTGGATTTAATAGTGAAGGAATAGTTGCTGTTGCAAAAAGGCTAGGAGCTCAACATGGTAAGAGAAAACTAGATGAAACATCAAGCACTTCAGTGTCTTCAAATGATGAAGTCAAAACTGGAGGGAAAGCGGGTCCCGGAATTCTCGGGGTTAATATTGGAAAAAATAAAAGTAGTGAAGATGCTGCTGCAGATTATGTACAAGGTGTACATACGTTGTCTCAGTATGCTGATTATTTGGTATCTTCCCTATTctattttcatcttttatttgttgATTTGTTCTTCACATTCATATTTTTTGACTTATGATATTACTTCCTATAATCCTACTTGAAAAATGTGATATTGGTGGAGTCTCTAAGATTAGCTTTATTAATGCAAATATATAAAAGTTGTGGATTTAGtcaagatgaagaagaggaagtgagggcaaaatagtcatttagCATAAACTTAATACTTCCTATAATCCTACTTAAAATGTGACTTTGGAGGAGTTTCTAAGATTAGCTTTGCCAATGCAAAATTGTAAATATATAAAAGCTGTGAATTtagtcaaga is a window of Lactuca sativa cultivar Salinas chromosome 1, Lsat_Salinas_v11, whole genome shotgun sequence DNA encoding:
- the LOC111879290 gene encoding dihydroorotate dehydrogenase (quinone), mitochondrial, which gives rise to MTARIALRFMKECLKQKLKSTAAPRHYCSSSSSTAPVKPNIPHSSRKGRLLTGATIGMVIAGGAYASTVDEATFGGWLFSATKVVNPFFALLDPEVAHRLAVSAAARGWVPREKRPDQQILGLEVWGRRFSNPIGLAAGFDKNAEAVEGLLGLGFGFVEVGSVTPIPQDGNPKPRMFRLRNEGAIINRCGFNSEGIVAVAKRLGAQHGKRKLDETSSTSVSSNDEVKTGGKAGPGILGVNIGKNKSSEDAAADYVQGVHTLSQYADYLVINISSPNTPGLRQLQGRKQLKDLIKKIQAARDEMQWGEEGPPPLLVKIAPDLSKQDLEDIAQVALALRLDGLIISNTTISRPEIVESNPVSKESGGLSGKPLFNLSTDILKDMYILTKGRIPLIGCGGVSSGEDAYKKIRAGATLVQLYTAFAYGGPALIPQIKAELAECLEKDGFKSVYDAVGADCR